A genomic region of Arvicola amphibius chromosome X, mArvAmp1.2, whole genome shotgun sequence contains the following coding sequences:
- the Pnma5 gene encoding LOW QUALITY PROTEIN: paraneoplastic antigen-like protein 5 (The sequence of the model RefSeq protein was modified relative to this genomic sequence to represent the inferred CDS: inserted 1 base in 1 codon; substituted 3 bases at 3 genomic stop codons) codes for MAVALLDDWCKGMDLDPKKAVLIVGIPVQCSEAEIKDTLKEGLPPLCAHKVIGRMFRREDKAKAVLIELTEVVDYTMMPTHIPAAGGPWEVVVKPRSPDNEFINKLIYFLKDEGRRMVDVAKALGFSTAPTMSMELRNSDQDKSEGLKSLCSSVCYRKLKVFSGSPFPGPGEETFETWLEEVTERMQLWQVGEEEKKRRLLESLRGSALSIMQALWASNDSLTMEQCLKALKQVFGNKEDCKILQFRCVQNPISSQKAAEKLSDYLLRLEPLLQKAAQQSPLVAQSTDSIRLQHVLSRVSLTTGLRSRLSLLDQQGCPPTFLELMKLTQDEEEWETSMVAKEEQNQAGKESRACEAAEDQVITQAGFFREISTQTTGEEVISVKRRRLLWRPSAGEEGLLGQSSLGAKNEPEEQKPHVVAQELGNERGAGAMSHPNPRKIXAQEIQKFLLLAGNKDTLAKXXGSPDKXAGDLSCTEGQDGQGQDKAPHRPLIRNDSNKQKQGPPSSGTTISQARGEYQKKKWGTTIAELQGDPNSSWDASESKDEGSEGSDSELRMPTGTEARQGLEEPITGLSWPERTNAWGEVQQGRETVLRRGGRRIQPVFRIIYTALGEPHEGSTLESFRE; via the exons ATGGCTGTGGCTCTATTAGATGACTGGTGTAAGGGGATGGACCTGGATCCCAAGAAGGCGGTGCTCATTGTGGGCATCCCTGTGCAGTGCAGTGAGGCTGAGATAAAGGACACTCTGAAGGAAGGCTTACCTCCTTTGTGTGCTCACAAGGTGATAGGTAGAATGTTCAGGAGGGAAGACAAAGCTAAGGCAGTCTTAATTGAACTGACAGAAGTTGTCGATTATACTATGATGCCCACTCATATACCAGCAGCAGGGGGGCCCTGGGAAGTGGTAGTCAAACCCCGTAGCCCAGATAATGAGTTTATCAATAAGCTGATCTACTTTCTGAAAGATGAAGGACGGAGAATGGTAGATGTGGCCAAAGCCCTGGGGTTTAGCACTGCCCCTACAATGAGCATGGAGCTAAGGAATTCAGACCAAGACAAATCAGAAGGCTTGAAGTCTCTGTGCAGTAGTGTGTGTTACCGAAAACTTAAAGTGTTTTCTGGCAGTCCCTTTCCAGGCCCAGGAGAGGAGACCTTTGAAACCTGGTTAGAGGAGGTCACTGAGAGGATGCAGTTATGGCAGGTGGGTGAGGAGGAGAAGAAGCGGCGCCTTCTAGAGAGCCTGCGGGGCTCTGCCCTGTCAATTATGCAGGCACTATGGGCTAGCAATGACTCCCTAACTATGGAGCAGTGCTTGAAAGCACTAAAGCAGGTCTTTGGGAATAAAGAGGACTGTAAGATCTTACAGTTCCGATGTGTTCAGAATCCGATTTCCTctcagaaagctgcagagaagctgtCTGACTATTTGCTGCGCTTAGAGCCCCTCCTGCAGAAAGCAGCGCAGCAGAGCCCCTTGGTAGCACAGAGCACAGACTCGATTCGCCTCCAGCATGTCTTATCTCGAGTGTCCCTGACCACTGGCCTTAGGAGCAGGCTGTCCCTCTTAGATCAGCAAGGATGCCCACCCACTTTTCTGGAGTTAATGAAACTCACTCAAGATGAAGAAGAGTGGGAGACTAGCATGGTGGCGAAGGAGGAGCAGAATCAGGCTGGGAAGGAAAGCAGGGCCTGTGAGGCAGCAGAAGATCAGGTTATCACCCAGGCAGGGTTCTTTCGGGAGATAAGCACCCAGACCACAGGAGAGGAAGTCATATCAGTGAAACGGAGGCGACTGCTATGGagacccagtgctggggaggaggggctTCTGGGGCAATCAAGTTTGGGGGCTAAAAATGAACCTGAGGAGCAGAAACCCCATGTTGTAGCTCAGGAGTTGGGAAACGAGAGAGGGGCTGGGGCTATGAGCCACCCCAACCCCAGGAAAATATAGGCTCAAGAGATCCAGAAATTCCTTCTTCTAGCAGGCAACAAAGATACCTTGGCAAAATGATAGGGCAGCCCAGACA TGGCAGGGGACTTAAGTTGTACAGAAGGGCAAGATGGCCAGGGCCAGGATAAGGCACCTCACAGGCCACTAATTAGAAATGATTCTAACAAGCAAAAACAAGGTCCACCTAGCTCAGGGACTACCATTTCCCAGGCTCGTGGAGAGtaccagaaaaagaaatggggaacTACTATAGCCGAACTTCAGGGTGATCCTAACTCCAGTTGGGATGCTAGTGAATCGAAGGATGAAGGTAGTGAGGGCAGTGACTCTGAGCTAAGAATGCCCACTGGCACTGAAGCAAGACAGGGCTTGGAGGAACCGATCACAGGGCTGTCTTGGCCAGAGAGAACCAATGCCTGGGGGGAAGTGCAGCAAGGCCGGGAGACAGTGCTCCGGAGAGGAGGCCGCAGGATCCAGCCCGTCTTCAGGATCATCTACACTGCCCTAGGGGAGCCTCACGAGGGCAGCACCCTTGAGTCCTTTCGTGAGTGA